In Vigna unguiculata cultivar IT97K-499-35 chromosome 3, ASM411807v1, whole genome shotgun sequence, a single genomic region encodes these proteins:
- the LOC114177321 gene encoding uncharacterized protein LOC114177321 isoform X2 — MKKASPICILEMQTFRVNLFQSLASSQIWNIWNFPANGSFSSFTPISFSDNRFLVQAIPISPPPTQKQNPSGQNNERLRHPNVVLFMGAVTQTSKSFNCY; from the exons ATGAAAAAAGCGTCACCCATTT GTATCTTGGAAATGCAAACCTTTCGGGTCAACTTGTTCCAGAGCTTGGCCAGCTCCCAAATTTGGAATATCT GGAATTTCCCAGCCAATGGTTCATTTTCAAGTTTTACTCCCATCAG TTTTAGCGATAATCGTTTCTTGGTGCAAGCCATTCCGATTTCACCACCCCCTACACAGAAACAAAATCCTTCag GTCAAAATAATGAAAGATTGAGGCATCCAAATGTTGTTCTCTTCATGGGAGCAGTAACTCAGACCTCCAAATCTTTCAATTGTTACTGA
- the LOC114177321 gene encoding uncharacterized protein LOC114177321 isoform X1: MKKASPIFAWPGILEMQTFRVNLFQSLASSQIWNIWNFPANGSFSSFTPISFSDNRFLVQAIPISPPPTQKQNPSGQNNERLRHPNVVLFMGAVTQTSKSFNCY, translated from the exons ATGAAAAAAGCGTCACCCATTT TTGCTTGGCCAGGTATCTTGGAAATGCAAACCTTTCGGGTCAACTTGTTCCAGAGCTTGGCCAGCTCCCAAATTTGGAATATCT GGAATTTCCCAGCCAATGGTTCATTTTCAAGTTTTACTCCCATCAG TTTTAGCGATAATCGTTTCTTGGTGCAAGCCATTCCGATTTCACCACCCCCTACACAGAAACAAAATCCTTCag GTCAAAATAATGAAAGATTGAGGCATCCAAATGTTGTTCTCTTCATGGGAGCAGTAACTCAGACCTCCAAATCTTTCAATTGTTACTGA